ACAACTCCTTGTACAGAACCCATTTTGCCGACTCTGCGAAACTCCTGTCCGGATCAACCTTTGAAAGAACGTCGTGCATGCGTGAAACGTAGCTGACCAATTCGGGCAACCCGCGTCGCATCATTTTTTCGAGAAACGGAAGAACTGTTTTCTGCGTAAAAAGCCGTTCATTCCGTGTCAGGTCGGTGTGGATATGCTCGAGGATGAGGTCGTAGTGATTGGTGAGTTGAACAACGGAGGTTTGCAACTCGGTCGGGATATGCGCATCAAGAAACTTGTCGTACCCCGAGAGCCCGTACACTTTGCCTTTCGCATTCCGTACACGGTTGAGCAAATCTTCAATACAATCATGCAAGGCACCAATGGCGCTGTAGCGCCGGGTGGTGTCATCATCAATTCCCATCGCACCGGTCAATGCACCGACTCGATTGAGATGCGCAGCCGTTGAAATACCACATTTTCGCTTGAGTCCCGAATCGAGGAACAATTGAAGAACCTTCTGGACTGCTGGCGCGTATATGCCGTACAAATCCGTCAGATCCGTCAGGTCGGGAACCTGCCATTGCAGCAGGCGCAGTTGACTGCGTTGATACGATTCTTTCTTCTCAAGGTCGGATCGTTTATCTCCGATTTCAGTCGGAGCGGCGTTGTCATGTGTCCGCGGTTTTTTTCCGGTATGCGGATTCTTCGAAATGAAATCTCCAACCAGAAGCCTCACGAATCGCGATTTATCCGTCCCAAAGACCCGCGCAAGCGTTGCATCTGACGGAACGCGATGGTGAAGAATGCTCCACAGCGCGTCTTTTGCGTCGTGGTACCGTGGGTCTTTCTGAAGACGGGATATTCCTGCATTGTATCTCATTCACTCTCCACATAGTGCTATTCTCATTATACATCGGAAAATGTGTTGGATGCAAGTGCAGAAATGTGTCAATTGTATTTAGGTTTCCGGAATGTAAAGAGTGTCCGGCAACTCCCTTCCTTGATTGGAGTTAGAGGATACACTAACAGCCAGGAGAAGTCATGAACCGGAACACCCGTCGGGCAACGCGTTCTCGCCAATCACTACACAGTCCGATACATCTCCCATGTCGCCGAAGTCGTGGATCGTTAGTCAGTTACTCCAGCTCGTCGGATTCATTCTTCTGATTGTGTGGGCAGTTGACAACAACACGAATGTACATAAACAGAATTGGGCCCGTGCTATGCTTATTATGTATGCGTTCGGACTCGGGATTACACTCTTCTTCTTTTACCTTCATGGCGGAATTCTTCCATACAGTTGTTCGGATGGCGAGTCCTGGATAGCAGAGGGAAGCTGTGAGTTGCCGGTTTCTTGTTTTTGCAACTGCTTCTTCCTATTTTGAGCCATGCAATTCTCCCGACTTCTCTACGAAGCGTCCAATCGAAAAGCAACAATCACGCTGAACCGTCCGGAAAAGCGGAACGCGCTGGACGATGCGATGGTTGGCGAACTTGGCGCCGCTTTTCAGCAAGCGGCACGCGACCAGAACGTGAAGGTGATCACCTTGCGCGGGGCGGGTCCGGCATTTTGCGCCGGGGCTGACCTCGAGTATCTCAGCCGGATAGCGAAGTATGACCTTGAAGAAAACCGCGCAGACTCGACGAAACTTGCCCATCTCTTCAAAACAATCTACGAACTCAGAAAACCTGTAATTGCCGCCGTTCACGGCCCGGCACTTGCAGGCGGCTGCGGACTCGCGAGCGTATGCGACATCGTGATTGCATCGGAGGAAAACGCCTCGTTCGGCTATACGGAGGTTCGAATCGGATTCATTCCCGCTATTGTGCTGGTCTTCCTCATCAAGCGCGTTGGCGAGGGTAAGGCACGCGAGTTGGTGCTGCGCGGGCACACGCTTTCTGCACAAGAAGCCGCCGCAATCGGTCTGGTAAACATAACTGTGCCGGCTATCTCGTTTGAGCCGACGATAGAGAAGTTAGTGAGTGATCTTTTGCAGAACAACAGCCTTCATGCGATGGGATTATGCAAGGAAATGCTGTCGAAACTGCATGGATTGAATCTCATGGAAGCCATTGATTTTGCAGCAAACATGAACGCCGCTGCCCGGATGACGCCTGATTGCAAGGAGGGAATTGCGGCTTTTCTCAACAAGGAAAAATTACAATGGTAGGAACTCCGGACCTGATCACGTCCATACGAAGCATTCCCGACTTTCCGAAAAAAGGGATTGTCTTCCGTGACATCACAACTCTGCTGAAAGATCGTGTTGCCTTCAACCGGGCCATTGACATTCTGCACGAACACTATCGATCGAAGGACATCTCCAAAGTTGTCAGCGTGGAATCGCGAGGGTTCATCTTCGGGGCGCCTCTTGCATACACTCTTGGGGCAGGCTTCGTTCCTGTCCGCAAACCGAAGAAACTTCCGGCGGAGACAATCCGCGAAGAATACAAACTGGAGTACGGAACTGATGCCGTGGAAATTCACAAAGATGCAATTTCCGCCGAGGATCGTGTCCTTATCGTTGATGATTTACTCGCAACCGGAGGGACAATACTCGCCACAGCAACATTGGTGGAACGTCTTGGTGCAACGATTGTGAGTCTCGGCTTTCTTATCGAACTGACATTTCTTAATGCTCGTGAACGACTACAGGCATATGACGTATTCTCAGTTATCACTTATGACAGCGAATAAAGTACCATGAATCAGATGTAGAATCCTTCCACAGCCACGCCAAAGCGTGGCTTTTTTTTGACACGTAGTTGCTTCCGTTGACGATTCAGTATACATTATGACTAAAGAGTTCAGTAAGTGAACTGGTGGTTCACTGCGAGACTCCTTCATTATGCCATCAAGGATAGGTAATGATGAACGACTTAGTCCGGCAGCCATTGGTGAGAAAAGAGCGTGAGCGTCTGGCGAAGCGGCAGGAGATTGTAAACGCTGCCCGACAAGTATTTGCCCAGAAAGGCTACGACCATGCAACATTGGACGAGATTGCGGCGAAGGCCGAATTCGCGAAGGGGACGTTGTACAATTATTTTGACAGCAAGGAAACATTGTTTCGGGAGATAGTATCCTCGATGCTCGACGATCTTGCACGGATAGCGCAAGCGGCTATGGAGGGTGGAGGGTCGTTACGTGAGCGGTTTCTGCGATATGCGATCCAAACGATGGAGTATCATAAGAAGAATGAAGATCTTCAACGAATCCTCGCCCGCGAGTTGAACCGGATGCAGTTAGAGGTTCATCTCGTGCCAATTATGCAGCGGCTTCGCAGTATAGCGGAAATTCTGGGCTCGGCACTTAAAAGGGAGATAAACAAGCGCACGATTGTTCGCGAAGAACCTATCGAACTGGCGTTTGTGTTTCTGGGGATGGTGCATAACAGAACGCTGCGCAGATCGTTTGAAGGAAACGGACTTGCAGGATTCGAGCCAGAACGCGATGCCCGTTTTCTTGTTCAATTGTTTTTTGAAGGCTGTGAGGTTGCATGAAAGCAACCAATTGGGCAAAGCGACGTATCGTTTCTTGCTTTCCTTCCGGCAGCAAAGTACCGCAACTGTTCTTTGGTGATCCTTCGCTGAAGTACCATCTGTTTCGTGTGATGTTCCATCATTACGCCATGAACTTTCAACAACCCCCGATTTGATGAAACAAGAGCTATGAGAACGTGTCTGTTGAAATACTGCCTGTCTGTATTGACGATGACCATTGTTTTGTCGATTTCCGCCCCCGCTCAGACGGGGGGAACACAACGCCTGTCCATCGAGGACGCTGTTCGACGTGCAGTCACGAACAATCATGAACTTGCAGCGGCAAGGCATGAAGTCGGAAAAGCTGACGCCCAGGTCCGTGAAGCGTGGGGGTACGCCTTGCCGAGTATTGACCTTTCGGGCAGGTACACACGGGCAATCAAGAAGCCTGTATTTTTCTTTCCGAACATTTTCGATTCCGCTGCCAGCAAACGCGGTGAAGTGACGGCAATCGAAATCGGCTCGGACAATTCATTCGATCTGACAATGACAGTGTCACAAGTCCTGTTCAACTCGGCCGTGTTTACCGGAGTCGGAACGGCGAAGATCTACTCACGGGCAGCGCGCGAAGTATACCGGTCGAAACTGCTGGAAACTGTCACCACTGCTCGAAAGGCACTCTATGGCGTTCTTCTCGCAGCAGAGGTCAAAACGATGCTCGACGCCAACTTGAAGAATGCCGAGGATAATTTCAGAAATGCGAGCGTACTTGCAGCGCAAGGACTCATTTCGGAGTATGAAAAACTTCGTGCCGAGGTGGGATTGGCCAACGTGCGTCCGGAAGTCATCAGGGCTGAAGGCAACCTGGAACTTGCTATCAACGGCCTGAAACTGGCCTTGGGAATTCCGTTTGATCAATCCATTGAAGTGGAAGGAACGCTTGAATTCAAGCCCGTGGAAGATGGAATCCTGGAAGAGGCGCCCCGCACTGTGTTGAAAGAAAACCCAGGACTCATCGCGTTGCGCTATCAGGAAGATGTGAATAATGCATTTACGGCCATCGAGCGGTCCGAGTATCTCCCAAGTCTCGCGGCTTTCGGCAACTATCAATTTCAAGCTCAAAAGAATGATTTGCGAATTTCAACTCACGATGTTGTGAGAAGTTCCGTTGTGGGTCTCTCTCTCACACTCAATATCTTCAACGGATTAAGAACTGGAGCTCGAGTTGAACAGGCCGAGCTGGAAACGCGGAAGACACAAGAGAGTATTCAGAAGACGGAAATTAGCTTGCAAACAGCAGTACACTCGACCTTGATGTCACTGAAGCGAGCCCGGGAGCGCGTGGAAGCCCAAGGCAGAACAGTTGAACTCGCTGAACAAGGATACCGCATTGCCGCTACGCGGTTCAACAGCGGAAGCGGAACACAACTCGAAGTAACGGATGCACAATTGGCGTTAACAACTGCCAAAACCAATCGTACGCAGGCTGTCTACGATTACCACGTTGCCTCGATGGAACTTGACCAATTGCTCGGAAGGGCTCCGCACTATATTTCATCTGAATATGAGGAATGACCGATGAATACGAGACGTATCCTTTTTCACGGAGTATTGATTGCAGGCATGTGTCTGTTCGCTTTCGGATGTGGCGATAGCAATGCCGACACCTCCAACGAAAACAAGGTGAGAACCACCGGAAGTGATGTTCCGGTACAAGTTCAAGAACTGAAGCCGAGATTGTTTTCGGAAACGCTGCAACTCAGCGGCTCAATAAAGGCTTACGACGACATTGTGATTTCTCCCGAAGAGGGTGGCGTCGTGAAGGAGTGGAAGT
The sequence above is a segment of the Bacteroidota bacterium genome. Coding sequences within it:
- a CDS encoding enoyl-CoA hydratase/isomerase family protein encodes the protein MQFSRLLYEASNRKATITLNRPEKRNALDDAMVGELGAAFQQAARDQNVKVITLRGAGPAFCAGADLEYLSRIAKYDLEENRADSTKLAHLFKTIYELRKPVIAAVHGPALAGGCGLASVCDIVIASEENASFGYTEVRIGFIPAIVLVFLIKRVGEGKARELVLRGHTLSAQEAAAIGLVNITVPAISFEPTIEKLVSDLLQNNSLHAMGLCKEMLSKLHGLNLMEAIDFAANMNAAARMTPDCKEGIAAFLNKEKLQW
- a CDS encoding adenine phosphoribosyltransferase, translating into MVGTPDLITSIRSIPDFPKKGIVFRDITTLLKDRVAFNRAIDILHEHYRSKDISKVVSVESRGFIFGAPLAYTLGAGFVPVRKPKKLPAETIREEYKLEYGTDAVEIHKDAISAEDRVLIVDDLLATGGTILATATLVERLGATIVSLGFLIELTFLNARERLQAYDVFSVITYDSE
- a CDS encoding TetR/AcrR family transcriptional regulator, with product MMNDLVRQPLVRKERERLAKRQEIVNAARQVFAQKGYDHATLDEIAAKAEFAKGTLYNYFDSKETLFREIVSSMLDDLARIAQAAMEGGGSLRERFLRYAIQTMEYHKKNEDLQRILARELNRMQLEVHLVPIMQRLRSIAEILGSALKREINKRTIVREEPIELAFVFLGMVHNRTLRRSFEGNGLAGFEPERDARFLVQLFFEGCEVA
- a CDS encoding TolC family protein codes for the protein MRTCLLKYCLSVLTMTIVLSISAPAQTGGTQRLSIEDAVRRAVTNNHELAAARHEVGKADAQVREAWGYALPSIDLSGRYTRAIKKPVFFFPNIFDSAASKRGEVTAIEIGSDNSFDLTMTVSQVLFNSAVFTGVGTAKIYSRAAREVYRSKLLETVTTARKALYGVLLAAEVKTMLDANLKNAEDNFRNASVLAAQGLISEYEKLRAEVGLANVRPEVIRAEGNLELAINGLKLALGIPFDQSIEVEGTLEFKPVEDGILEEAPRTVLKENPGLIALRYQEDVNNAFTAIERSEYLPSLAAFGNYQFQAQKNDLRISTHDVVRSSVVGLSLTLNIFNGLRTGARVEQAELETRKTQESIQKTEISLQTAVHSTLMSLKRARERVEAQGRTVELAEQGYRIAATRFNSGSGTQLEVTDAQLALTTAKTNRTQAVYDYHVASMELDQLLGRAPHYISSEYEE